A genomic window from Diospyros lotus cultivar Yz01 chromosome 2, ASM1463336v1, whole genome shotgun sequence includes:
- the LOC127795766 gene encoding cationic amino acid transporter 1-like, with protein MGYEGGDQGQGVKRRACSCSKEDFLPEQSFQSWGNYIRALKETPTRLVDRVTTRSLDSAELEVKARSQHEMKRTLNWWDLMWFGMGAVIGAGIFVLTGIAAKKDAGPAVVLSYVVSGISALLSVFCYTEFAVEIPVAGGSFAYLRVELGDFVAFIAAGNILLEYVIGGAAVARSWTSYFATLCNKDSDAFLIHADGLADGYNELDPMAIGVIVLICIIAVLSTKGSSRLNYIASIVHVVVILFIIVAGLVKADTSNYTPFAPFHARGIFKASAVLFFAYVGFDAVSTLAEETKNPARDIPIGLVGSMVITTTIYCLLAITLCLMQPYDQIDEQAPFSVAFKAVGMDWAKYIVAFGALKGMTSVLLVGAVGQARYLTHIARTHMMPPWFAHVDPKTGTPINATICMLVATAAIAFFTRLDILSDLLSISTLFIFMLVSLALLVRRYYVSGVTPDADRNKLAACLSVILGASIATAIYWATSEGWIGFCFTVPIWLLATVALRVFVPRAREAKLWGVPLVPWLPSGSIAINIFLLGSIDGKSFERFAIWTAVLLLYYFFFGLHASYDTAKESESQFGQVEEGRKAAENDGVSNSENSQSKMQPTSA; from the exons ATGGGATACGAAGGAGGAGATCAAGGACAGGGAGTGAAGAGGAGGGCATGCTCGTGCTCGAAGGAAGACTTCCTCCCTGAGCAGTCGTTCCAAAGTTGGGGGAACTATATCAGGGCGCTGAAGGAGACACCAACTCGGCTAGTGGATCGGGTGACGACCCGGTCACTGGACTCGGCCGAGTTGGAGGTGAAGGCGCGGAGCCAGCACGAGATGAAAAGGACTCTGAATTGGTGGGACCTCATGTGGTTCGGGATGGGGGCCGTCATCGGCGCCGGAATATTCGTGCTGACAGGCATCGCCGCCAAGAAAGATGCCGGCCCCGCCGTCGTCCTGTCGTACGTCGTCTCCGGCATCTCCGCCTTGCTTTCCGTCTTCTGCTACACCGAGTTCGCCGTTGAGATCCCTGTGGCAG GTGGCTCATTTGCCTACTTACGAGTAGAGCTGGGCGACTTCGTTGCCTTTATAGCCGCCGGCAACATCCTCCTCGAGTACGTGATCGGCGGCGCGGCCGTGGCCCGCTCATGGACATCCTACTTCGCCACACTCTGCAACAAGGACTCCGACGCCTTCCTCATCCACGCCGACGGCCTCGCCGACGGCTACAACGAACTCGACCCCATGGCCATCGGAGTCATCGTTCTCATCTGCATCATCGCCGTCCTCAGCACCAAAGGCTCTTCCCGTCTCAACTACATCGCCTCCATCGTTCACGTCGTCGTCATCCTCTTCATCATCGTCGCCGGCCTCGTCAAAGCCGACACCAGCAACTACACCCCCTTCGCCCCCTTCCACGCTCGTGGCATTTTTAAGGCCTCCGCCGTCTTGTTCTTCGCCTACGTCGGCTTCGACGCCGTCTCCACCTTGGCCGAAGAAACCAAGAACCCCGCCCGTGACATCCCCATTGGCCTCGTCGGCTCCATGGTCATCACCACCACAATCTACTGCTTGCTGGCCATCACTCTCTGCCTAATGCAACCCTACGATCAAATCGACGAACAAGCTCCGTTCTCAGTGGCGTTCAAAGCCGTCGGCATGGACTGGGCCAAGTACATCGTCGCCTTCGGAGCTCTGAAGGGAATGACTTCGGTTCTGCTCGTCGGGGCAGTGGGTCAGGCCCGATATTTGACCCACATCGCTCGGACCCACATGATGCCGCCATGGTTCGCCCATGTGGACCCCAAAACCGGGACTCCGATCAACGCCACAATCTGCATGCTCGTCGCCACCGCTGCCATAGCTTTCTTCACCAGGCTCGACATCCTCTCCGACCTCCTCTCCATCTCCACCCTCTTCATCTTCATGCTGGTGTCGCTCGCCCTTCTCGTCCGCCGCTACTACGTCAGCGGCGTCACCCCCGACGCCGACCGGAACAAGCTCGCCGCCTGCCTCTCAGTCATACTGGGCGCGTCCATCGCCACGGCGATTTACTGGGCCACCAGCGAGGGCTGGATCGGGTTCTGCTTCACGGTGCCGATCTGGCTGCTGGCAACGGTGGCACTGCGTGTCTTTGTGCCGCGGGCTCGGGAAGCCAAGCTCTGGGGGGTTCCTCTGGTGCCGTGGCTGCCGTCGGGGTCCATCGCCATCAACATCTTCCTTCTGGGCTCCATTGACGGGAAATCTTTCGAGAGGTTCGCGATCTGGACGGCGGTGCTTCTATTGTACTACTTCTTCTTCGGATTGCACGCGTCTTATGACACAGCGAAGGAGTCCGAGAGCCAGTTCGGGCAGGTTGAAGAAGGGAGGAAGGCGGCGGAGAATGATGGTGTAAGTAATAGCGAAAATTCTCAATCGAAAATGCAGCCAACTAGCGCTTAA
- the LOC127795401 gene encoding BTB/POZ domain-containing protein At1g30440 has product MACMKLGSKTDAFQRQGQAWFCTTGLPSDVVVEVGEMSFHLHKFPLLSRSGVLERLIAEASGEGEEGCIIKLPDIPGGAKTFELVAKFCYGVKLELTASNIVHLRCAAEHLEMTEHYGEDNLISRTEIFLNQVVLHNWKDSLKALQTCDDILPHAEELHITKRCIESLALKASTDPNLFGWPVMGHGGLMQSPGGSVLWNGISTGARPKNASSDWWYEDVSNLSLPLYKRLISAMEFRGIKQEVIAGSLTFYAKRYLPGLNRRQPTSESSSRLAPALPSEEDQKLLLEEIDQLLPMQKGWVSTKFLFGLLRTAMILRASPSCISNLERRVGMQLDQATLEDLLMPNFSYSMETLYNVDCVQRILEHFLAMDQVTGGASPSSVGDGHLMGSPSLTPITMVAKLIDGYLAEVAPDVNLKLPKFQALAATVPDYARPLDDGLYRAIDIYLKSHPWLAESDREQLCRLMDCQKLSLEACTHAAQNERLPLRIIVQVLFFEQLQLRTSIAGCFLVSDSVDGSRQLRSGLAGSTEGGWATAVRENQVLKVGMDNMRSRVSELEKECSNMRQEIEKLGRVKGSSPWGSVSKKFGFKIKSQMCSAQEGSVSNPKTDKAKDKLGKHR; this is encoded by the exons TTCCCTTTGCTTTCTAGAAGTGGAGTTCTGGAAAGGTTGATTGCTGAAGCATCTGGGGAAGGAGAAGAGGGTTGCATCATCAAGCTCCCTGATATCCCTGGTGGAGCTAAAACATTTGAACTTGTAGCCAAATTCTGCTATGGTGTGAAACTTGAACTTACTGCCTCAAACATTGTTCACCTGCGGTGTGCTGCTGAGCATCTTGAAATGACAGAACATTATGGGGAAGACAATCTGATTTCCCGTACTGAAATCTTTCTCAATCAAGTAGTTCTCCATAATTGGAAAGACTCGCTGAAGGCACTACAGACCTGTGATGATATTCTCCCTCATGCCGAAGAACTCCATATCACAAAGAGATGTATTGAGTCATTAGCTCTGAAGGCAAGCACTGATCCAAATCTATTTGGGTGGCCTGTTATGGGGCATGGTGGCCTCATGCAGAGTCCCGGTGGGAGTGTATTATGGAATGGTATAAGCACTGGGGCTAGGCCGAAAAATGCTAGTTCAGATTGGTGGTATGAAGATGTATCAAATTTGAGCTTGCCTCTTTACAAGAGATTGATTTCGGCCATGGAATTTCGTGGCATCAAACAGGAGGTTATTGCAGGATCTCTCACTTTCTACGCTAAGAGGTACCTGCCAGGGCTTAATCGGCGTCAACCGACCAGTGAATCTAGCAGTCGTTTGGCGCCAGCCCTACCTTCTGAGGAAGACCAGAAGCTTTTACTAGAGGAAATAGACCAACTACTTCCGATGCAGAAGGGCTGGGTCTCTACTAAATTCCTCTTTGGTCTGCTTCGTACGGCCATGATTCTTCGAGCTAGCCCATCTTGCATATCAAACTTAGAAAGAAGGGTAGGGATGCAACTTGACCAGGCAACCCTGGAAGATCTCTTGATGCCCAACTTCTCTTATTCCATGGAGACTCTTTACAATGTTGACTGTGTGCAGCGAATTCTTGAACACTTTCTGGCCATGGATCAGGTGACAGGTGGTGCCTCCCCTTCTTCAGTTGGCGACGGGCATTTGATGGGGTCTCCTTCTTTGACACCAATAACAATGGTAGCCAAGCTGATTGATGGATACCTTGCCGAGGTAGCTCCTGATGTTAATCTGAAGCTCCCAAAGTTTCAGGCTCTAGCTGCTACTGTGCCTGACTATGCCAGGCCCTTGGATGATGGTCTTTATCGCGCAATTGACATTTATCTGAAG TCACACCCATGGTTGGCAGAGTCCGACAGAGAACAACTGTGCAGGCTTATGGACTGCCAGAAACTCTCCTTGGAAGCATGCACCCATGCCGCGCAGAATGAGAGGCTGCCCCTCAGAATAATAGTCCAAGTCCTCTTCTTCGAGCAGCTCCAGCTTAGGACTTCCATCGCGGGCTGCTTCTTGGTGTCTGACAGCGTCGACGGTTCACGGCAATTACGAAGTGGCTTGGCCGGGTCCACCGAAGGGGGCTGGGCTACAGCCGTGAGGGAGAATCAGGTTCTGAAGGTGGGGATGGATAACATGAGGTCGCGGGTGTCTGAGCTCGAGAAGGAGTGTTCGAACATGAGGCAGGAGATCGAGAAGCTAGGTCGGGTGAAGGGGTCGAGCCCCTGGGGAAGCGTGTCGAAGAAGTTCGGGTTCAAGATCAAGTCTCAAATGTGCAGTGCTCAAGAGGGGTCTGTTAGCAACCCCAAGACCGACAAGGCGAAAGACAAGCTCGGGAAGCACAGGTAA